The Rhodopseudomonas palustris genome window below encodes:
- a CDS encoding DUF2254 domain-containing protein, translating to MNARLRKLYDDVADTFWLLPALLVLLGSVAAFGLVEIDRNGGVPAWLLENWLYNGGPTGARTLLGAVASSTIGVAGTVFSITIAALSLAAGQMGPRLLRNFTRDRGNQITLGIFLGTFCYALIVLRSVRTADEGAFVPHLALGVGIALAFVCVATLVYFVDHMASRINVDTVIGLVSDDVRNVISELAEHEPQPVPPPPPPAHWRDAEPIRDRRAGYLHHLDDDGLATWACEQEAEIRLLIRPGDYVFPGAPIALIKPPREGAEQAVRNATALSQTLTSSDDLRFAVRQLVEVAVRALSPGINDPNTALSVLNRLGAALCEMQPLQLRNGVVVKQGRIVLVVPHVQYDELVDAMFHMIRQNAAGNPSVLIGMLDVLTQVASVERDPPRLSSVRKHADLVMADAEREVGSRDDLADVRSRYRAFMDVVELGPLGPFRL from the coding sequence GTGAACGCGCGCCTTCGCAAGCTCTACGACGATGTCGCCGACACCTTCTGGCTGTTGCCCGCCTTGCTGGTGCTGCTCGGCTCGGTCGCGGCGTTCGGCCTGGTCGAGATCGATCGCAACGGCGGCGTGCCGGCCTGGTTGCTGGAGAACTGGCTCTACAACGGCGGCCCCACCGGCGCGCGCACCCTGCTGGGCGCGGTGGCGTCGTCGACGATCGGCGTCGCCGGCACGGTGTTCTCGATCACCATCGCGGCGCTGTCGCTGGCCGCGGGGCAGATGGGGCCGCGGCTGCTGCGCAACTTCACCCGCGACCGCGGCAACCAGATCACGCTCGGCATCTTCCTCGGCACGTTCTGCTACGCGCTGATCGTGCTGCGCAGCGTCCGCACCGCGGACGAGGGCGCCTTCGTTCCCCACCTCGCGCTCGGCGTCGGAATCGCGCTCGCCTTCGTCTGCGTCGCCACGCTGGTGTATTTCGTCGATCACATGGCGAGCCGGATCAACGTCGACACCGTGATCGGCCTGGTCAGCGACGACGTGCGCAACGTGATCAGCGAGCTTGCGGAGCACGAGCCGCAGCCGGTGCCGCCGCCGCCTCCGCCCGCGCATTGGCGCGACGCCGAGCCGATCCGCGATCGGCGCGCCGGATATCTGCATCATCTCGACGACGACGGGCTGGCGACCTGGGCGTGCGAACAGGAGGCCGAGATCCGCCTGCTGATCCGTCCCGGAGACTATGTCTTTCCCGGTGCGCCGATCGCGCTGATCAAGCCACCGCGCGAGGGCGCGGAACAGGCCGTCCGCAACGCGACGGCGCTCAGCCAGACGCTCACATCGTCGGACGATCTGCGCTTCGCGGTGCGGCAACTGGTCGAGGTCGCGGTGCGCGCGCTGTCACCCGGCATCAACGATCCCAACACCGCGCTCAGCGTGCTCAACCGGCTCGGCGCCGCGCTGTGCGAAATGCAGCCTCTGCAGTTACGAAACGGCGTTGTGGTCAAGCAGGGGCGCATCGTGCTGGTGGTGCCGCACGTGCAGTACGACGAGCTGGTCGACGCGATGTTCCACATGATCCGGCAGAACGCCGCCGGCAATCCCTCGGTGCTGATCGGGATGCTCGACGTGCTGACCCAGGTGGCGAGCGTCGAGCGCGATCCGCCGCGGCTCTCCAGCGTGCGCAAACATGCCGACCTGGTGATGGCCGACGCCGAGCGCGAGGTCGGCTCGAGGGACGATCTCGCGGATGTGCGCAGCCGCTATCGGGCGTTCATGGATGTCGTCGAACTCGGCCCGCTCGGTCCGTTCAGGCTGTAG
- a CDS encoding Do family serine endopeptidase: MNQNETDRNDIDYTPKSDLQLRRIMKPRRFALLASAAALSAALVTGGYMTHEFPSFASPALAAEAASPSGAPAGFGDLVSKVKPAVISVRVKIDEDSRTTPLIRNDGSDDNGNQGMDRDLDQQLSPFLRQFGFRGQQGVPQRHHMVTGEGSGFFISPDGYAVTNNHVVDHAKSVQVTTDDGTVHTAKVVGTDKKTDLALIKVDGKNDFTYVKFADQPARVGDWVVAVGNPFGLGGTVTAGIVSARGRDIGSGPYDDYVQIDAPINKGNSGGPAFDTSGNVIGVNTAIYSPSGGSVGIGFDIPAATAKLVIAQLKDKGVVTRGWLGVQVQPVTAEIADSMGLKQARGALVDSPQDGSPAAKAGIAAGDVITAVNGAEIKDSRALARTISMMAPGSSVKLDVLHKGDSKTVTLSLAEMPNESAKVADSGDAGRESGRPYLGLRVAPAGEVAGSGQKGVVVTGVDPQGPAADRGLRSGDVILDVGGKAVANSGDVRDALKQASEHGKKTVLMRVKTADSAARFVAVPIAKG; the protein is encoded by the coding sequence ATGAATCAAAATGAGACGGATCGCAACGACATCGACTACACCCCGAAATCGGATTTGCAGCTCCGCCGGATCATGAAGCCGCGGCGCTTTGCTCTGCTGGCGTCCGCCGCAGCCCTGAGCGCGGCTCTGGTCACCGGCGGATATATGACGCACGAGTTTCCGTCGTTCGCGTCGCCGGCGCTCGCGGCCGAAGCCGCATCGCCCTCCGGTGCGCCCGCCGGCTTCGGCGATCTCGTCAGCAAGGTGAAGCCGGCGGTGATCTCGGTGCGCGTCAAGATCGACGAGGACAGCCGCACCACGCCGCTGATCCGCAACGACGGCAGCGACGACAACGGCAATCAAGGCATGGATCGCGACCTCGACCAGCAGCTCAGTCCGTTTCTCCGGCAGTTCGGCTTCCGCGGCCAGCAGGGCGTGCCGCAGCGCCATCACATGGTCACCGGCGAAGGCTCCGGCTTCTTCATCTCGCCGGACGGCTATGCGGTGACCAACAACCATGTCGTCGATCACGCCAAGTCGGTGCAGGTCACGACCGATGACGGCACCGTCCACACCGCCAAGGTCGTCGGCACCGACAAGAAGACCGATCTGGCGCTGATCAAGGTCGACGGCAAGAACGACTTCACTTACGTGAAATTCGCCGATCAGCCGGCGCGGGTCGGCGACTGGGTGGTCGCGGTCGGCAATCCGTTCGGTCTCGGCGGCACCGTCACGGCCGGCATCGTCTCGGCGCGCGGTCGCGACATCGGCTCCGGCCCGTATGACGACTACGTCCAGATCGACGCGCCGATCAACAAGGGCAATTCCGGCGGGCCGGCGTTCGACACCAGCGGCAACGTCATCGGCGTCAACACCGCGATCTATTCGCCCTCCGGCGGCTCGGTCGGCATCGGCTTCGACATTCCGGCGGCGACCGCCAAGCTCGTCATCGCGCAGTTGAAGGACAAGGGTGTGGTGACGCGCGGCTGGCTCGGCGTGCAGGTGCAGCCGGTGACCGCCGAGATCGCCGACAGCATGGGGCTGAAGCAGGCCCGCGGCGCGCTGGTCGACAGCCCGCAGGACGGCAGCCCGGCCGCCAAGGCGGGGATCGCCGCCGGCGACGTCATCACCGCGGTCAACGGCGCGGAGATCAAGGACTCCCGCGCGCTGGCGCGGACCATCAGCATGATGGCGCCGGGCAGCTCGGTGAAGCTCGACGTGCTGCACAAGGGTGACAGCAAGACGGTGACGCTCAGTCTGGCCGAGATGCCGAACGAGAGCGCGAAAGTCGCCGACAGCGGCGATGCCGGGCGCGAGTCCGGCCGGCCCTATCTCGGCCTGCGCGTCGCGCCGGCGGGCGAGGTCGCCGGATCCGGCCAGAAGGGCGTCGTCGTCACCGGCGTCGACCCGCAAGGCCCGGCGGCCGATCGCGGCCTGCGCAGCGGCGACGTCATCCTCGACGTCGGCGGCAAGGCGGTCGCCAATTCCGGCGACGTCCGCGACGCGCTGAAGCAGGCCAGCGAGCACGGCAAGAAGACCGTGCTGATGCGGGTCAAGACCGCGGATTCCGCCGCGCGCTTCGTCGCGGTGCCGATCGCCAAAGGCTGA
- a CDS encoding isochorismatase family cysteine hydrolase encodes MASTISSASATIAAEPAPIALDWAATALLIIDMQRDFLEPGGFGETLGNDVSRLGRAVGPIASVLAAARAMGLLVVHTREGHRPDLADAPPAKLERGAPSLRIGDPGPMGRILIRGEPGHDIIPALYPREDEIVIDKPGKGAFYATELGDILQKYGIENLLVCGVTTEVCVNTTVREANDRGYRCVVIGDGCASYFPDFHDAGLAMIKAQGGIFGWVADSAAVLAAMAPIVDDRAITGN; translated from the coding sequence ATGGCCAGCACGATTTCTTCAGCCTCCGCCACGATCGCCGCCGAACCGGCGCCGATCGCGCTCGACTGGGCGGCGACCGCTCTACTGATCATCGACATGCAGCGCGACTTCCTGGAGCCGGGCGGCTTCGGCGAGACGCTGGGCAACGACGTCTCGCGGCTCGGCCGCGCGGTCGGGCCGATCGCGTCGGTGCTGGCGGCGGCGCGGGCGATGGGGCTGCTGGTGGTTCACACCCGCGAAGGCCATCGGCCGGACCTCGCCGATGCGCCGCCGGCCAAGCTCGAGCGTGGCGCGCCGTCGCTGCGGATCGGCGACCCCGGGCCGATGGGCCGGATCCTGATCCGCGGCGAGCCGGGCCACGACATCATCCCTGCGTTGTATCCTCGCGAGGATGAGATCGTGATCGACAAGCCCGGCAAGGGCGCGTTCTACGCCACCGAACTCGGCGACATCCTGCAGAAATACGGCATCGAAAATCTGCTGGTGTGCGGCGTCACCACCGAGGTCTGCGTCAACACCACGGTGCGCGAAGCCAACGACCGCGGCTATCGCTGCGTGGTCATCGGCGACGGCTGCGCGTCGTACTTTCCCGATTTTCACGACGCCGGGCTCGCCATGATCAAGGCGCAGGGCGGTATCTTCGGATGGGTTGCGGACTCCGCCGCGGTGCTCGCGGCGATGGCGCCGATCGTCGATGACCGGGCGATCACCGGCAATTGA
- a CDS encoding BMP family ABC transporter substrate-binding protein, which produces MRASIAAAVLILAAGCAAATGAAAQDQPARLKIGFVYIGSVGDFGWTYQHDQARKAIVKEFGDRVETTSLENVSAGPAAERSIEQLARAGNRLIFSTSVDYMEPTIKVAKKYPDVRFELATGTRREANVATYSGRFYEGRTIEGTIAAKMSKKGVIGYVGSFPVPEVISDINATMLAARKINPAIRIRIVWVGSWFNPGKEADAAKALLDQGADVIMQSTDSAAAMQVANERGALAFAQNADMIKLGPKAQLTGIVADWTPYYLARVRAVFANEWKSGATWGGLKDRMILMAPYTNMPEDVKKLAAETEAGIIDGNIKPFACPIRDQDGKDIECKGGDRLDDSQILGMNFFVEGIDDKVPGK; this is translated from the coding sequence ATGAGAGCGTCGATTGCAGCCGCGGTTCTGATTCTGGCGGCGGGCTGCGCAGCAGCGACCGGCGCCGCGGCGCAGGACCAGCCCGCCAGGCTCAAGATCGGCTTCGTCTATATCGGCTCGGTCGGCGATTTCGGCTGGACCTATCAGCACGACCAGGCGCGCAAGGCGATCGTCAAGGAATTCGGCGACAGGGTCGAGACCACCTCCCTCGAAAACGTCAGCGCGGGCCCGGCCGCCGAGCGCTCGATCGAGCAGCTCGCGCGCGCCGGCAACAGGCTGATCTTCAGCACCTCGGTCGACTATATGGAGCCGACCATCAAGGTCGCGAAGAAATATCCCGATGTGAGATTCGAGCTCGCCACCGGCACCAGGCGCGAGGCCAATGTCGCGACCTATTCGGGCCGATTCTACGAGGGGCGGACCATCGAGGGGACGATCGCCGCGAAGATGTCGAAGAAGGGCGTGATCGGCTATGTCGGCTCGTTCCCGGTGCCGGAGGTCATCTCCGACATCAACGCCACGATGCTGGCGGCGCGGAAGATCAACCCGGCCATCAGGATCAGGATCGTCTGGGTCGGCTCCTGGTTCAATCCCGGCAAGGAAGCGGACGCCGCGAAGGCTCTGCTCGATCAGGGCGCCGACGTGATCATGCAGAGCACCGACAGCGCGGCGGCGATGCAGGTGGCCAACGAGCGCGGCGCGCTGGCCTTCGCGCAGAATGCCGACATGATCAAGCTGGGGCCCAAGGCCCAGCTCACCGGCATCGTCGCCGACTGGACGCCGTACTACCTCGCGCGCGTCCGGGCGGTGTTCGCGAACGAGTGGAAGTCGGGCGCGACCTGGGGCGGGCTGAAGGACAGGATGATCCTGATGGCGCCCTACACCAACATGCCGGAGGACGTGAAGAAGCTCGCGGCCGAGACCGAAGCCGGCATCATCGACGGCAACATCAAGCCGTTCGCCTGCCCGATCCGCGACCAGGACGGCAAGGACATCGAGTGCAAGGGCGGCGACCGCCTCGACGACAGCCAGATCCTCGGCATGAATTTCTTCGTCGAGGGAATCGACGACAAGGTGCCGGGCAAGTAG
- a CDS encoding S1C family serine protease, which produces MPSLPEWNVPAAIRPRASDFPFDLDRVLSAVLGLHAIIPPDAFTANTLGTERAGNAVLIDDGLLLTIGYLITEAETVWLHLGDGRAVEGHALGIDSDSGFGLVQALGAIDLPPLRLGNSSAAKTGDRVIIGGVGGRVRSVAGRIAARQPFAGYWEYLIDDAIFTEPSHPNWGGTGLISAAGELIGIGSLQIERSGSDEHYNMAVPIDLLKPVLGDLRKFGRVDKPPRPWLGLYSTEIEDRIVVVGIAPKGPAARAELKSGDVILAVAGDKVTSEAEFYRKVWALGEAGVEVPLTLFSGGATFDVVLHSADRAKFLKGPRMH; this is translated from the coding sequence ATGCCTTCCTTGCCCGAATGGAATGTGCCGGCCGCGATCCGGCCGCGCGCTTCGGACTTTCCGTTCGACCTCGACCGCGTGCTGTCGGCAGTGCTCGGCCTGCACGCCATCATTCCGCCCGACGCGTTCACCGCGAACACGCTCGGCACCGAACGCGCCGGCAACGCCGTCCTGATCGACGACGGCTTGCTGCTGACCATCGGCTATCTGATCACCGAGGCGGAGACGGTCTGGCTGCATCTCGGCGACGGCCGGGCGGTCGAGGGCCACGCGCTCGGCATCGATTCCGACAGCGGCTTCGGCCTGGTGCAGGCGCTCGGCGCGATCGACCTGCCGCCGCTGCGGCTCGGCAATTCCAGCGCGGCGAAGACCGGCGATCGCGTGATCATCGGCGGCGTCGGCGGCCGCGTTCGGTCGGTCGCGGGGCGGATCGCGGCGCGGCAGCCTTTCGCCGGCTATTGGGAATATCTGATCGACGACGCGATCTTCACCGAACCGTCGCATCCGAACTGGGGCGGCACCGGATTGATCTCCGCCGCCGGCGAGCTGATCGGCATCGGCTCGCTGCAGATCGAGCGCAGCGGCAGCGACGAGCACTACAACATGGCGGTGCCGATCGATCTCTTGAAGCCGGTGCTGGGCGATCTGCGCAAATTCGGCCGGGTCGACAAGCCGCCGCGGCCGTGGCTCGGGCTGTATTCGACCGAGATCGAGGACCGGATCGTCGTGGTCGGGATCGCCCCGAAGGGGCCCGCCGCGCGCGCCGAATTGAAATCGGGTGACGTGATTCTCGCCGTCGCGGGCGACAAGGTGACGAGCGAGGCCGAATTCTATCGCAAGGTGTGGGCGCTCGGCGAAGCCGGCGTCGAGGTCCCGCTGACGCTGTTCAGCGGCGGCGCCACCTTCGACGTCGTGCTGCATTCGGCGGATCGCGCCAAGTTCCTCAAAGGGCCGCGGATGCATTGA
- a CDS encoding O-antigen ligase domain-containing protein yields the protein MTDFAITAAPSPATAPRLRALQLALLWFVGASGAIVFIEPSPYEFAILLSIVVFFASGLRITPALIVPIALLIGVELGYTVGASSLLDDPIILNWLLTSWYMAITAIFFALVTLENTGDRIEALAKGYLVGGLIASLAGIAGYFNLIPGATDLLTYAGRARGTFKDPNVLGAFLIFPAVYALQRVIEGSFWSAMRNAIAFGIIALAIFLAFSRAAWGTLAGASMLTIALMFVTAPTQQRRLRIVMLAALAGLLLVAAIAVLLSFDRIDALFKERASFSQPYDSGRFGRFGRHLLGAGMALDYPTGIGPLQFRRFFPEDTHNSFLNAFMSGGWISGILYPALVFITAAYGLRNVFVRTPWQRTYIAIVATLIVTLLESFIIDTDHWRHYFMLIGLTWGVAIASSRIRFQSNAGP from the coding sequence ATGACCGACTTTGCCATCACGGCCGCCCCTTCCCCGGCGACGGCGCCACGGCTGCGAGCCCTGCAGCTCGCTTTGCTGTGGTTCGTCGGCGCCAGCGGCGCGATCGTCTTCATCGAGCCGAGCCCGTATGAATTCGCGATCCTGCTGTCGATCGTGGTGTTCTTCGCCTCCGGCCTGCGGATCACGCCGGCGCTGATCGTGCCGATCGCGCTCTTGATCGGCGTCGAGCTCGGCTACACCGTCGGCGCCAGCTCCCTTCTCGACGATCCGATCATCCTGAACTGGCTGCTGACGTCGTGGTACATGGCGATCACCGCGATATTCTTCGCGCTGGTGACGCTCGAGAACACCGGCGACCGGATCGAGGCGCTCGCCAAAGGCTATCTGGTCGGCGGGCTGATCGCGTCGCTGGCCGGGATCGCCGGCTATTTCAACCTGATCCCGGGCGCCACGGATCTGCTGACCTATGCGGGGCGCGCGCGCGGCACCTTCAAGGACCCGAACGTGCTCGGCGCGTTCCTGATCTTTCCGGCGGTCTACGCGCTGCAGCGGGTGATCGAAGGCTCGTTCTGGAGCGCGATGCGCAATGCGATCGCGTTCGGCATCATCGCGCTGGCGATCTTCCTGGCGTTCTCGCGCGCCGCCTGGGGCACGCTCGCCGGCGCATCGATGCTGACGATCGCGCTGATGTTCGTCACCGCGCCGACGCAGCAGCGGCGGCTGCGGATCGTGATGCTGGCGGCGCTCGCCGGCCTGCTGCTGGTCGCGGCGATCGCGGTGCTGCTGTCGTTCGACCGGATCGACGCGCTGTTCAAGGAGCGCGCCAGCTTCTCGCAGCCCTACGACAGCGGCCGGTTCGGCCGGTTCGGCCGGCATCTGCTCGGCGCCGGCATGGCGCTGGACTATCCGACAGGGATCGGGCCGCTGCAGTTCCGGCGGTTCTTTCCCGAGGACACCCACAATTCGTTCCTCAACGCCTTCATGTCCGGCGGCTGGATCAGCGGCATCCTGTATCCGGCCCTGGTGTTCATCACCGCGGCCTACGGCCTGCGCAACGTCTTCGTCCGCACGCCGTGGCAGCGCACCTACATCGCCATCGTCGCGACCCTGATCGTGACGCTACTGGAAAGCTTCATTATCGATACCGATCACTGGCGGCACTATTTCATGCTGATCGGCTTGACCTGGGGCGTCGCAATTGCGAGCAGTCGCATCCGGTTCCAGAGCAACGCCGGGCCCTGA
- the galE gene encoding UDP-glucose 4-epimerase GalE → MDSYILVTGGAGYIGSHMTLALQAAGERPLVIDDLSAGLRGAVPAGVPFFQGSVGDAGFVGDIMERHPIAAIIHFAASVVVPESVANPLAYYRNNTANARTLIDCAVQRKIPHVVFSSTAAVYGEPDRNPIGEDQPTQPINPYGRSKLMVEWILGDVARAHPLSYAALRYFNVAGADPDGRAGQSSPNATHLIKIAVQAALGKRDGLDVFGTDYPTADGSCIRDYVHVADLVAAHLDALRYLRAGKPSVTCNIGYANGYSVLEVIDVVKRVSGVDFPVRIKGRRAGDPAALVAANDRAKSLLGWTPRYDDLETIVRHALAWERRLPA, encoded by the coding sequence ATGGACAGTTACATCCTCGTCACCGGCGGCGCCGGCTATATCGGCAGCCATATGACGCTGGCGCTGCAGGCCGCCGGCGAACGGCCGCTGGTGATCGACGATCTCTCGGCCGGGCTGCGTGGCGCCGTGCCCGCAGGCGTGCCGTTCTTTCAGGGCTCGGTCGGCGATGCCGGCTTCGTCGGCGACATCATGGAGCGCCACCCGATAGCAGCGATCATCCATTTCGCCGCCAGCGTCGTGGTGCCGGAATCGGTGGCGAACCCGCTGGCCTATTATCGCAACAACACCGCCAACGCCCGCACGCTGATCGACTGCGCGGTGCAGCGGAAGATTCCGCATGTCGTGTTCTCGTCGACCGCGGCGGTGTATGGCGAGCCCGACCGCAATCCGATCGGCGAGGATCAGCCGACGCAGCCGATCAATCCGTATGGCCGTTCGAAACTGATGGTCGAATGGATACTCGGCGATGTCGCCCGCGCCCATCCGCTGAGCTACGCGGCGCTGCGCTACTTCAACGTCGCCGGCGCCGATCCCGACGGCCGCGCCGGTCAGTCGTCGCCGAACGCCACGCATCTGATCAAGATCGCCGTGCAGGCCGCGCTCGGCAAGCGCGACGGCCTCGACGTGTTCGGCACCGACTATCCGACCGCGGACGGCTCCTGCATCCGCGACTACGTCCATGTCGCCGACCTCGTCGCGGCCCATCTCGACGCGCTGCGCTATCTGCGCGCCGGCAAACCCAGCGTCACCTGCAACATCGGCTACGCCAACGGCTATTCGGTGCTGGAGGTGATCGACGTGGTGAAGCGCGTCTCGGGCGTCGATTTCCCGGTCCGCATCAAGGGCCGCCGCGCCGGCGACCCCGCGGCGCTGGTGGCCGCGAACGATCGGGCGAAGAGCCTGCTGGGCTGGACGCCGCGCTACGACGATCTCGAGACCATCGTCCGCCACGCGCTCGCCTGGGAACGCCGCCTCCCCGCCTGA
- a CDS encoding WecB/TagA/CpsF family glycosyltransferase, protein MPHVQVAGREPNHAPGERRDSDRRVAPFSIPDSLADLTFGERRVAGDRRRNRFPQWKRNVIGGLPIVVADRAETATAMVDEALKRRGLWRHPAYMTSTNGEVTYRCAVDPSQHAMFLQADAIHADGMPHVFVSRFKCDVPLPERVATTDLFHDVAREAGARGATMFMLGADETSNQRAAELVARRYPDVRLVGRRNGYFADEAEEIAACERISELAPDILWISMGVPREQVFIARHRHRLTTIGVIKTSGGLFDFLSGSKPRAPQWMQRIGLEWLWRMALEPRRLGMRYLKTNPYAMYLLLTQTR, encoded by the coding sequence ATGCCCCACGTGCAAGTTGCCGGCCGAGAGCCGAACCATGCGCCCGGCGAACGACGGGATTCGGATCGCCGCGTCGCGCCGTTCTCGATCCCCGACTCGCTCGCCGATCTGACGTTCGGCGAGCGTCGCGTCGCGGGCGATCGCCGGCGCAACCGATTTCCGCAATGGAAGCGCAACGTCATCGGCGGGCTGCCGATCGTGGTCGCCGACCGCGCCGAGACCGCGACCGCGATGGTCGACGAGGCGCTGAAGCGCCGCGGGCTGTGGCGCCATCCCGCCTACATGACCTCGACCAACGGCGAGGTGACCTATCGCTGTGCGGTCGATCCGTCCCAGCACGCGATGTTTCTGCAGGCCGATGCGATCCATGCCGACGGCATGCCGCACGTCTTCGTCTCGCGTTTCAAATGCGACGTGCCGCTGCCGGAACGCGTCGCCACCACCGACCTGTTCCACGATGTCGCGCGCGAAGCCGGCGCGCGCGGCGCCACGATGTTCATGCTCGGCGCCGACGAGACCTCGAACCAGCGCGCCGCCGAGTTGGTCGCGAGGCGATATCCCGACGTCCGCCTGGTCGGCCGCCGCAACGGATACTTCGCCGACGAGGCGGAAGAGATCGCCGCCTGTGAGCGGATCTCCGAACTCGCGCCGGACATTCTCTGGATCTCGATGGGCGTGCCGCGCGAGCAGGTGTTCATCGCCAGGCATCGTCACCGCCTCACCACGATCGGCGTCATCAAGACCTCCGGCGGCCTGTTCGACTTCCTGTCGGGATCGAAGCCGCGGGCGCCGCAGTGGATGCAGCGGATCGGCCTGGAATGGCTGTGGCGGATGGCGCTCGAGCCGCGCCGGCTCGGGATGCGCTATCTCAAGACCAACCCCTACGCGATGTATCTGCTGCTGACGCAGACGCGGTGA
- a CDS encoding glycoside hydrolase family 5 protein, protein MDAAVPNHLADPPAIVRQAADLQPAGRGGMLLPRGWLSTRGSQIIDDAGRPMRIASIGWNGTEGPPGAAPSGIWKVSYRTVLDSIVAAGFNAVRIPWTDIGLTTPLNGYSDRLGWINTTLNPELLASDTPNAQGRYRYGTTLVAFRRIVDYAQDIGLKVIFNHHTNQGTAGQQRNGLWFDLGPGTDNTDGLVPGRVTAEQFKQNWLLVAKTFANNPTVIGYDLHNEPNGDRGRITWGGGGPTDIKAMCEDVGSAIQDVEPRVLIICEGPETYRPPPESSGMDPRHAAPAGNLTAAGANPVRLKIPNKLVYSIHEYPEEIADTKRWGIPETGKGFIDRMNHTWGYLVRDDIAPVWIGEMGASLRTPETREWARNLIDYMNGKYGGEGGPTFSGDQQPVSGSWWLIGPSNDPPFGLQTEWGVGHYRPDQIAITDEMLMRPRK, encoded by the coding sequence ATGGACGCCGCCGTGCCGAACCACCTCGCCGATCCGCCGGCGATCGTCCGGCAGGCCGCCGATCTGCAGCCGGCGGGCCGCGGCGGCATGCTGCTGCCGCGCGGCTGGCTCAGCACGCGCGGCAGCCAGATCATCGACGATGCCGGCCGGCCGATGCGGATCGCCTCGATCGGCTGGAACGGCACCGAAGGGCCGCCCGGCGCGGCGCCGTCGGGGATCTGGAAGGTCAGCTACCGGACCGTACTGGATTCGATCGTCGCCGCTGGCTTCAATGCGGTGCGGATTCCCTGGACCGATATCGGCCTGACCACGCCGCTCAACGGCTACAGCGACCGGCTCGGCTGGATCAACACCACGCTCAATCCGGAACTCCTGGCGAGCGACACGCCGAACGCGCAGGGGCGCTATCGCTACGGCACGACGCTGGTGGCGTTCCGGCGCATCGTCGACTACGCGCAGGACATCGGCCTCAAGGTGATCTTCAATCACCACACCAATCAGGGCACCGCCGGGCAGCAGCGCAACGGGCTGTGGTTCGATCTCGGCCCGGGCACCGACAACACCGACGGCCTGGTGCCGGGCCGGGTCACGGCGGAGCAATTCAAGCAGAACTGGCTGTTGGTGGCGAAGACCTTCGCCAATAATCCCACCGTGATCGGCTACGATCTGCACAACGAGCCGAACGGCGATCGCGGCCGCATCACCTGGGGCGGCGGCGGGCCGACCGACATCAAGGCGATGTGCGAGGACGTCGGCTCGGCGATCCAGGACGTCGAGCCGCGGGTGCTGATCATCTGCGAAGGCCCGGAAACCTACAGGCCGCCGCCGGAATCCTCGGGCATGGATCCGCGCCATGCCGCCCCCGCGGGCAATCTCACCGCGGCGGGCGCCAATCCGGTGCGGCTGAAGATTCCGAACAAGCTGGTGTACTCGATCCACGAATATCCGGAAGAGATCGCCGACACCAAGCGCTGGGGCATTCCCGAAACCGGCAAGGGCTTCATCGACCGGATGAACCACACCTGGGGTTATCTCGTTCGCGACGACATCGCGCCGGTGTGGATCGGCGAGATGGGCGCGTCGCTGCGCACGCCCGAGACCCGCGAATGGGCGCGCAATCTGATCGACTACATGAACGGCAAATACGGCGGCGAGGGCGGCCCGACGTTTTCGGGCGATCAGCAGCCGGTCAGCGGAAGCTGGTGGCTGATCGGGCCGTCGAACGATCCGCCGTTCGGCCTGCAGACCGAATGGGGCGTCGGCCATTATCGACCGGATCAGATCGCGATCACCGACGAGATGCTGATGCGGCCGCGCAAGTAG